One Chromobacterium paludis genomic window carries:
- a CDS encoding EAL domain-containing protein, with the protein MHRTPDLLRPPADTITLDDIWRALADDQLQPWFQPIIELRSRRVVAVEALARWQHPELGVLPPASFVPMLEARGMLRQLTELMLEKSLYACQDWRRAGHALPVSVNLGAESLLDPELSSRLRQQLRILNLPPSCLILEFHSHTLREHQAAAAHALPALREAGFGVAADDFTPGGGWLPPSLTQLKLERHCARDLSRAAERRAALAAILSLARGRGVAVVAIGVENESDGSALALLGCDAAQGYLFGAPMSAAGFSEWISSGEKR; encoded by the coding sequence ATGCACCGCACGCCCGACCTGCTTAGGCCGCCCGCCGACACCATCACGCTGGACGATATCTGGCGCGCCCTGGCCGACGATCAACTGCAGCCCTGGTTTCAACCGATTATCGAATTGCGCTCCCGCCGCGTCGTTGCCGTGGAAGCGCTCGCGCGTTGGCAGCACCCGGAACTGGGCGTCCTGCCTCCCGCCAGTTTCGTGCCCATGCTGGAAGCGCGCGGCATGCTGCGCCAGTTGACCGAACTGATGCTGGAGAAATCGCTGTATGCCTGCCAGGACTGGCGCCGTGCGGGCCATGCGCTTCCGGTCTCGGTCAACCTCGGCGCCGAATCGCTGCTGGATCCGGAACTCTCCTCCAGGCTGCGACAGCAACTGCGGATACTGAACCTGCCGCCATCCTGCCTGATCCTGGAATTCCACAGCCACACCCTGCGCGAGCATCAGGCCGCGGCCGCGCACGCCTTGCCCGCGCTGCGCGAGGCGGGCTTCGGCGTGGCGGCCGACGACTTCACCCCCGGCGGCGGCTGGTTGCCGCCCTCGCTGACCCAGCTGAAGCTGGAACGACACTGCGCGCGCGACCTGTCCCGCGCTGCCGAACGCCGCGCCGCGCTGGCCGCCATCCTGAGCCTGGCCCGCGGCCGCGGCGTGGCCGTCGTCGCCATCGGCGTGGAGAACGAAAGCGACGGCTCGGCGCTGGCGCTGCTGGGCTGCGACGCGGCCCAGGGCTATCTGTTCGGCGCGCCGATGTCCGCCGCCGGATTTTCCGAGTGGATTTCATCCGGCGAGAAGCGTTAG
- the upp gene encoding uracil phosphoribosyltransferase, translated as MNITIVDHPLVQHKLGLLREADTSTMKFRQLTQELARLLAYEATRDFELESVTIDGWCGQIEVKQIKGKKVTVVPILRAGVGMLDGVLDLVPSAKISVVGLARNEETLEPVSYFEKFVGNLDERIAIIIDPMLATGGSLIATIDLLKRNGCKHIKAVVMVAAPEGVKAVNDAHPDVQLYAASLDSHLNEHGYIIPGLGDAGDKIFGTKQA; from the coding sequence ATGAACATCACCATCGTTGATCACCCGCTGGTACAACATAAACTGGGCCTCTTGCGCGAAGCCGACACCAGCACCATGAAGTTCCGCCAGCTGACCCAGGAGCTGGCGCGGCTGCTCGCCTACGAAGCCACCCGCGATTTCGAGCTGGAAAGCGTCACCATAGACGGCTGGTGCGGCCAGATCGAGGTCAAGCAGATCAAGGGCAAGAAAGTCACCGTGGTGCCCATCCTGCGCGCCGGCGTCGGCATGCTGGACGGCGTGCTGGACCTGGTGCCGTCTGCCAAGATCAGCGTGGTGGGCCTGGCCCGCAATGAAGAGACGCTGGAGCCGGTGTCCTACTTTGAGAAATTTGTCGGCAATCTGGACGAGCGCATCGCCATCATCATTGATCCGATGCTGGCCACCGGCGGCTCGCTGATCGCCACCATCGACCTCCTGAAGCGCAATGGCTGCAAACACATCAAGGCCGTGGTGATGGTGGCCGCGCCGGAAGGCGTAAAGGCCGTCAACGACGCCCATCCGGACGTTCAGCTGTACGCCGCCTCGCTGGACAGCCATCTGAACGAGCACGGCTACATCATCCCCGGCCTCGGCGACGCCGGCGACAAGATCTTCGGCACCAAGCAGGCCTAA
- the purM gene encoding phosphoribosylformylglycinamidine cyclo-ligase, with protein sequence MNTTSLSYRDAGVDIDAGDALVENIKPFAKRTMRPEVLGGIGGFGALVEISKKYKEPVLVSGTDGVGTKLKLAFDWNRHDTVGIDLVAMSVNDILVQGAEPLFFLDYFACGKLDVAQATEVIKGIAAGCEQAGCALTGGETAEMPGMYVPGEYDLAGFAVGVVEKSKVISGRDIVPGDVVLGLASNGAHSNGYSLVRKIIDRAQPDLDAPFDGGKTLREAVIAPTRIYVKPLLKLMETLPVKGMAHITGGGITENTPRVLPDNTVAQIDAKSWELPKLFQWLQREGNVDIQEMYRTFNCGVGMVVVVAPEHAESAMALLREAGETVYRLGLVRERQGDEHQTQIA encoded by the coding sequence TTGAACACCACGTCCCTCAGCTACCGTGACGCAGGCGTAGACATCGACGCCGGCGACGCGCTGGTCGAAAACATCAAGCCTTTTGCCAAGCGCACCATGCGCCCGGAAGTGCTCGGCGGCATCGGCGGTTTCGGCGCACTGGTGGAGATCTCCAAGAAGTATAAAGAGCCGGTGCTGGTTTCCGGCACCGACGGCGTGGGCACCAAGCTCAAGCTGGCTTTCGACTGGAACCGCCACGACACCGTTGGCATCGACCTGGTGGCCATGAGCGTCAACGACATCCTGGTGCAGGGCGCCGAGCCGCTGTTCTTCCTCGACTACTTCGCCTGCGGCAAGCTGGACGTGGCGCAGGCCACCGAGGTGATCAAGGGCATCGCCGCCGGCTGCGAACAGGCGGGCTGCGCGCTGACCGGCGGCGAAACCGCCGAGATGCCGGGCATGTACGTGCCGGGAGAATACGACCTGGCGGGCTTCGCCGTCGGCGTGGTGGAAAAGAGCAAGGTGATCTCCGGCCGCGACATCGTGCCCGGCGACGTGGTGCTGGGCCTGGCCTCCAACGGCGCGCACTCCAACGGCTACAGCCTGGTGCGCAAGATCATAGACCGCGCCCAACCTGACCTGGACGCGCCGTTCGACGGCGGCAAGACGCTGCGCGAGGCGGTGATCGCCCCCACCCGCATCTACGTCAAGCCGCTGCTCAAGCTGATGGAAACGCTGCCGGTCAAGGGCATGGCCCACATCACCGGCGGCGGCATCACCGAGAACACGCCGCGCGTGCTGCCGGACAACACCGTGGCCCAGATCGACGCCAAGAGCTGGGAGCTGCCCAAGCTGTTCCAGTGGCTGCAGCGCGAAGGCAATGTGGACATCCAGGAGATGTACCGCACCTTCAACTGCGGCGTCGGCATGGTGGTCGTCGTCGCGCCTGAGCACGCCGAATCCGCGATGGCGCTGTTGCGCGAAGCCGGCGAGACGGTCTACCGCCTCGGCCTGGTGCGCGAGCGCCAAGGCGACGAGCACCAGACCCAGATCGCCTGA
- the grxD gene encoding Grx4 family monothiol glutaredoxin: MSIQQDIQQTVSDNAVVLFMKGSAQFPQCGFSSRAVQILKACGVDNFLTVDVLRDPDIRQGIKDYSNWPTIPQLYVKGEFIGGSDIMYEMYQNGELQDLLKDL; encoded by the coding sequence ATGTCGATTCAACAAGATATCCAGCAGACCGTCAGCGACAACGCCGTGGTGCTGTTCATGAAGGGCTCCGCCCAGTTCCCGCAGTGCGGCTTCTCCTCGCGCGCGGTGCAGATCCTGAAAGCTTGCGGCGTGGACAACTTCCTGACCGTGGACGTGCTACGCGACCCGGACATCCGCCAAGGCATCAAGGACTACTCCAACTGGCCGACCATCCCGCAACTGTACGTCAAGGGAGAATTCATCGGCGGTTCGGACATCATGTACGAGATGTACCAGAACGGCGAACTGCAGGATCTGCTGAAGGACCTGTGA
- a CDS encoding ATP-binding protein, with protein MDALQDFLRRAEAVLTRLEPMLPPPRREPDWSAQAFRWHRQGLAGWLEAVHEPHAADMDKLACVDAQRDQLLANTRQFVAGLPANNVLLTGARGTGKSSLVKALLPAFGADGLRLIEIDREHLADLPQLVELLAGRPERFILYCDDLSFEQGDAGYKALKSALDGGLSRRCDNLLVYATSNRRHLLPEPMSENREGRLHDGEIHPGEAIEEKVSLSDRFGLWLSFYPFDQDAYLAAVKAWLGHFGLKYGNKVERAALQWSLTRGSRSGRVAWQFACHWAGSETLAKRAGKK; from the coding sequence ATGGACGCCTTGCAGGATTTCCTGCGCCGCGCCGAAGCGGTGCTGACCCGGCTGGAACCGATGCTGCCGCCGCCGCGGCGCGAGCCGGACTGGAGCGCCCAGGCCTTCCGCTGGCATCGCCAAGGCTTGGCCGGCTGGCTGGAGGCGGTGCATGAGCCGCACGCGGCGGACATGGACAAACTGGCTTGCGTGGACGCGCAGCGCGATCAGCTTTTGGCCAATACCCGCCAGTTCGTCGCCGGGCTGCCGGCCAACAATGTCCTGCTGACCGGCGCGCGCGGCACAGGCAAGTCCTCGCTGGTCAAGGCGCTGCTGCCCGCGTTCGGCGCCGATGGCCTGCGGCTGATCGAGATCGACCGCGAGCACCTGGCCGATCTGCCGCAATTGGTGGAGCTGCTGGCGGGCCGGCCGGAACGCTTTATTTTGTACTGCGACGATCTGTCCTTCGAACAGGGCGACGCCGGCTACAAGGCGCTGAAGAGCGCGCTGGACGGCGGCCTCTCGCGCCGCTGCGACAATCTGCTGGTGTATGCCACCTCCAACCGCCGCCATCTGTTGCCGGAGCCGATGAGCGAGAACCGCGAGGGCAGGCTGCATGATGGCGAAATCCATCCGGGCGAGGCCATCGAGGAAAAGGTGTCGCTGTCGGACCGCTTCGGCCTGTGGCTGTCCTTCTACCCGTTTGACCAAGACGCCTATCTGGCGGCAGTCAAGGCCTGGCTGGGACATTTCGGCCTGAAATACGGCAACAAGGTCGAACGCGCGGCCTTGCAGTGGAGCCTGACGCGCGGCAGCCGCTCCGGCCGCGTGGCCTGGCAGTTCGCCTGCCATTGGGCGGGCAGCGAGACGCTGGCAAAGCGCGCGGGAAAGAAATAG
- a CDS encoding DUF3108 domain-containing protein produces the protein MTRFRLLLIALFLSLLLHLALLGSDLLPALSLPPEDAPKLEKIDVKMQALQLEAPAKPTPTSAGVSLLPQARPQGKPAKRPPHPAKQEKPRRKPQASQPAQQAKQASAPAEESMAGQDSSAPAIETPARHKSASAPAAQTASAPRAETPPPPHAQGFLHPEVALRKFPTEAKIRYQGYWNGAMVGFGDLEWLQGNGRYQLDITVNPFIGPKLRYLSQGQIDSHGLRPDSLQAFRGGQLKDNARFDYDAGLLHYGGDNASQQLALKNGAQDAFSLAFQLALKGGDLGRAPIQITTAKKVYEYPMAPAGSFDYDTGDGKMRVIVFKAEGDGDITEFWLAPDFANLPVRILRADKNKRIELKAIRIDVNGKRQWELPPQPTIRNKNAH, from the coding sequence ATGACTCGTTTCCGCCTGCTGCTGATCGCCCTGTTCCTGTCCCTGCTGCTGCATCTCGCGCTGCTAGGATCGGACCTGCTGCCCGCGCTCAGCCTGCCGCCGGAAGACGCGCCCAAGCTGGAGAAGATAGACGTCAAGATGCAGGCCCTGCAGCTGGAGGCGCCGGCCAAGCCGACGCCGACCAGCGCCGGCGTCAGCCTGTTGCCGCAAGCGCGCCCCCAGGGCAAGCCTGCCAAGCGTCCGCCGCATCCGGCCAAGCAGGAAAAACCGCGCCGCAAGCCGCAGGCCTCCCAGCCTGCGCAGCAAGCCAAGCAGGCGTCCGCGCCGGCAGAAGAGTCCATGGCTGGCCAGGACAGCTCCGCGCCCGCCATAGAAACGCCGGCGCGCCACAAGAGCGCCAGCGCGCCCGCCGCCCAGACCGCCAGCGCGCCGCGGGCGGAAACGCCGCCACCGCCCCACGCCCAAGGCTTCCTCCATCCGGAAGTGGCGCTGCGCAAATTCCCGACCGAGGCCAAGATCCGCTATCAGGGCTACTGGAACGGCGCGATGGTGGGTTTTGGCGACCTGGAATGGCTGCAAGGCAATGGCCGCTATCAACTGGACATCACGGTGAATCCTTTCATCGGCCCCAAGCTGCGCTATCTTTCACAAGGCCAGATTGACAGCCACGGCCTGCGGCCGGACAGCCTGCAAGCCTTCCGCGGCGGCCAGCTCAAGGACAACGCCCGTTTCGATTACGACGCCGGACTGCTGCATTACGGCGGCGACAACGCCAGTCAGCAGCTAGCCTTGAAGAACGGCGCCCAAGACGCGTTCAGCCTGGCCTTCCAGCTGGCGCTCAAGGGCGGCGATCTGGGCCGCGCGCCGATACAGATCACCACGGCCAAGAAGGTCTATGAATACCCGATGGCGCCGGCCGGCAGCTTCGACTACGACACCGGCGACGGCAAGATGCGCGTCATCGTGTTCAAGGCCGAAGGCGACGGCGACATCACCGAATTCTGGCTGGCGCCGGATTTCGCCAATCTGCCGGTGCGCATCCTGCGCGCCGACAAAAACAAGCGGATCGAACTCAAAGCGATCCGCATTGATGTGAACGGCAAGCGGCAGTGGGAACTGCCGCCGCAACCGACGATACGGAACAAGAATGCACATTAG
- a CDS encoding RsmB/NOP family class I SAM-dependent RNA methyltransferase, protein MSHSQLKHLETVIGQMTRFDRPADAVLSAYFREHNKLGSADRHLIAETAFGALRRLIQLRALIAPEKATPRRLALVALMKFNKMNVKELTEATSAGEREWLGTVKGKALEDSLEIRAELPQWVIERLGDQTPEAVEALGQGLMSMAPLDLRVNTMKMKREELLDRLNAEGIACAPTPYSPLGIRLKDKPALSRHELFKAGAFEVQDEGSQLLGLITGARRGEMVVDFCAGAGGKTLLLGAQMSSSGRLYAFDVSEKRLANFKPRQARSGLSNVHPQLLAHENDAKVKRLAGKADRVLVDAPCSGLGTLRRNPDLKFRQNPDSVAELNAKQASILASASRLVKNGGRLVYATCSLLPQENQAIVQAFLAEHPDFRLVKMDEVLAEQKIPLQCGDYLELKPHLHNTDGFFAAVLEKTGA, encoded by the coding sequence ATTAGCCATAGCCAACTGAAACACCTGGAAACCGTCATCGGCCAGATGACCCGCTTCGACCGCCCCGCCGACGCCGTGCTGTCCGCCTACTTCCGCGAGCACAACAAGCTGGGCAGCGCCGACCGCCACCTGATCGCCGAAACCGCGTTTGGCGCCCTGCGCCGCCTGATCCAGCTGCGCGCGCTGATCGCGCCGGAAAAAGCCACGCCGCGCCGCCTGGCCCTGGTGGCCTTGATGAAGTTCAACAAGATGAACGTCAAGGAGCTGACCGAGGCCACCAGCGCCGGCGAACGCGAATGGCTGGGCACGGTCAAGGGCAAGGCGCTGGAGGACAGCCTGGAAATCCGCGCCGAACTGCCGCAATGGGTGATAGAGCGCCTGGGCGACCAAACGCCGGAAGCGGTGGAAGCCTTGGGCCAGGGCCTGATGTCCATGGCGCCGCTGGACCTGCGCGTCAACACCATGAAGATGAAGCGCGAGGAGCTGCTGGATCGCCTCAACGCCGAAGGCATCGCCTGCGCGCCGACGCCGTACTCCCCGCTGGGCATCCGCCTGAAGGACAAGCCGGCGCTGTCCCGCCACGAGCTGTTCAAGGCTGGCGCGTTCGAGGTGCAGGACGAGGGCAGCCAGCTCCTGGGCCTGATCACCGGCGCGCGCCGCGGCGAGATGGTGGTGGACTTCTGCGCCGGCGCCGGCGGCAAAACCCTGCTTTTGGGCGCGCAGATGTCATCCAGCGGCCGACTGTACGCGTTTGATGTATCAGAGAAGCGCCTCGCCAACTTCAAGCCGCGCCAAGCTCGCTCCGGCCTGTCCAATGTGCACCCGCAATTGCTGGCGCACGAAAACGACGCCAAGGTGAAGCGCCTGGCCGGCAAGGCCGACCGCGTGCTGGTGGACGCGCCCTGCTCCGGCCTGGGCACCCTGCGCCGCAACCCAGACCTGAAATTCCGCCAGAACCCGGACAGCGTGGCCGAGCTGAACGCCAAGCAGGCGTCCATCCTCGCCTCCGCCTCCCGCCTGGTGAAAAACGGCGGCCGGCTGGTCTACGCCACCTGCAGCCTGTTGCCGCAGGAAAACCAGGCCATCGTCCAGGCCTTCCTGGCCGAGCACCCGGACTTCCGCCTGGTGAAGATGGATGAGGTGCTGGCCGAGCAGAAAATCCCGCTGCAATGCGGCGACTACCTGGAGCTGAAGCCGCATTTGCATAACACCGACGGCTTCTTCGCCGCGGTGCTGGAAAAAACTGGCGCATAA
- a CDS encoding GNAT family N-acetyltransferase has product MLIRKAAAQDLDAVRRLAAQINRQHHQAMPEWFRAEVESEADCVYWLERMTGDDRAMLLAEQAGEVNAFATVMTQAMPPLPFLQARRVCRIGTIVVDETHQGQGIGSRLLAAAEAWGREQGADEIRLEVMQFNQSAQDFYARHGLTPQSQILSKPLRPEQGAAS; this is encoded by the coding sequence ATGCTGATACGCAAAGCCGCTGCCCAAGACCTGGACGCCGTACGCCGCCTGGCGGCGCAGATCAACCGCCAGCACCACCAGGCCATGCCGGAGTGGTTCCGCGCGGAAGTGGAGAGCGAAGCCGACTGCGTCTACTGGCTGGAGCGCATGACGGGTGACGACCGCGCCATGCTGCTGGCGGAGCAAGCCGGCGAGGTGAACGCCTTCGCCACCGTGATGACCCAAGCCATGCCTCCCCTGCCCTTTCTGCAGGCACGCCGCGTCTGCCGCATCGGCACCATCGTGGTGGATGAGACCCACCAGGGACAAGGCATAGGCTCCCGGCTGCTGGCCGCCGCGGAGGCCTGGGGACGCGAGCAAGGCGCCGACGAAATCCGCCTGGAAGTGATGCAGTTCAATCAATCTGCCCAAGACTTCTATGCCCGGCATGGACTGACGCCGCAATCGCAAATCCTCAGCAAGCCGCTGCGCCCGGAGCAGGGAGCCGCCTCATGA
- a CDS encoding chloride channel protein, with translation MTQNLLLLQLRAQLSKLSGKTRMTLVLWTGAALVGLAAVGLAKMADWFFDIFHSLTERWFWWPLLSLPLGAVLIRWLMVNIGQGSEGSGIPQALAALQQTEQADSASRLLSFRIVVAKFFGIVLGVGSGFVLGREGPTVQIGAALMYSMRKLVPLHSAAFRRHLILAGGAAGISAAFNTPLAGIVFAFEELSRSVENTTSGRTIGAVILAGMISLALLGNYTYFGRIHVPTFSFVVLVPMVLVACAAGVIGGLFSWMCVHQRRWLPGNVMRLRSRYPYRFVALCGLAVALCGLVAPIYGSGALETSQVISGHGEMGLLYLPMKFIGLVATFLTGLPGGIFAPSLAMGAGLGSWFTPLFASDLSVKIVALGMVAMLAAVTRAPITSSIIMIEMTDGHVMVISMLGAAMIASAVAGVFRTHLYQDLAKQFLPK, from the coding sequence ATGACCCAAAACTTACTGCTACTGCAACTGCGGGCTCAGCTCAGCAAGCTCTCCGGCAAGACGCGCATGACCCTGGTGCTGTGGACCGGCGCCGCCCTGGTTGGCCTGGCCGCGGTCGGCCTGGCCAAGATGGCCGACTGGTTTTTCGACATCTTCCACAGCCTGACCGAGCGCTGGTTCTGGTGGCCGCTGCTGTCGCTGCCGCTTGGCGCGGTGCTCATCCGCTGGCTGATGGTCAATATCGGCCAGGGCAGCGAGGGCAGCGGGATTCCGCAGGCCCTGGCCGCGCTGCAGCAAACCGAGCAGGCGGACTCGGCCTCTCGCCTGCTGTCCTTCCGCATCGTGGTGGCCAAATTCTTCGGCATCGTGCTCGGCGTCGGCAGCGGTTTCGTGCTGGGCCGCGAAGGACCGACGGTGCAGATCGGCGCCGCGCTGATGTACTCCATGCGCAAGCTGGTGCCGCTGCACAGCGCCGCCTTCCGCCGCCACCTGATCCTGGCCGGCGGCGCCGCCGGCATCTCCGCGGCCTTCAACACGCCGCTGGCCGGCATCGTATTCGCCTTCGAGGAATTGTCGCGCTCGGTGGAGAACACCACCAGCGGCCGCACCATCGGCGCCGTCATCCTCGCCGGCATGATCTCGCTGGCCTTGCTGGGCAACTACACCTATTTCGGCCGCATCCATGTGCCCACCTTCTCCTTTGTGGTGCTGGTGCCCATGGTGCTGGTCGCCTGCGCCGCCGGCGTCATCGGCGGGCTGTTCTCCTGGATGTGCGTGCACCAGCGGCGCTGGCTGCCTGGCAACGTGATGCGGCTGCGCAGCCGCTACCCTTACCGTTTCGTCGCCTTGTGCGGCCTGGCCGTCGCCCTGTGCGGCCTGGTGGCACCCATCTACGGCAGCGGCGCGCTGGAAACCAGCCAGGTCATTTCCGGCCATGGCGAAATGGGTCTGCTCTATCTGCCGATGAAGTTCATCGGCCTGGTGGCCACCTTCCTCACCGGCTTGCCCGGCGGCATCTTCGCGCCGTCGTTGGCCATGGGCGCGGGCCTGGGCAGCTGGTTCACGCCGCTGTTCGCGTCCGACCTCAGCGTCAAGATCGTGGCGCTGGGCATGGTGGCCATGCTGGCGGCGGTCACCCGCGCCCCCATCACCTCCTCCATCATCATGATCGAGATGACGGACGGCCATGTGATGGTGATTTCCATGCTGGGCGCGGCCATGATCGCCTCCGCGGTGGCCGGCGTGTTCCGCACCCACCTGTATCAGGATCTGGCCAAGCAGTTCCTGCCGAAATGA
- a CDS encoding DUF6624 domain-containing protein, protein MKMMRGLLLAAAACSPLAAWGECDWPRINEAFHQILDRDQAGRKALEQLETEAMKAGRQADPARVAAIWDKQNRDDAVNRRWLDALVARCGWPRTPNVEKPVLEVAWFVLQHADQEPIAYRLKYLPYLQQSVARGDLPAKRLAMYEDRLLLQQGKPQRYGSQATSADGGVSLLTPVEDPEHLDARRKAMGLPPICEYLQHFVPSLGPVRYPPCVTPSAKPAS, encoded by the coding sequence ATGAAAATGATGAGAGGACTTTTGCTGGCAGCGGCTGCATGCAGCCCGCTGGCGGCCTGGGGGGAATGCGACTGGCCGCGCATCAATGAGGCGTTTCATCAGATTCTGGATCGCGACCAGGCGGGCAGAAAAGCATTGGAACAGCTGGAAACCGAGGCGATGAAAGCGGGGCGGCAAGCCGACCCTGCCCGCGTCGCGGCCATCTGGGACAAGCAGAACCGAGACGATGCCGTCAATCGGCGCTGGCTGGATGCGCTGGTGGCGCGTTGCGGCTGGCCGCGGACGCCGAATGTGGAGAAGCCGGTGCTGGAGGTGGCCTGGTTTGTGTTGCAGCATGCGGATCAGGAGCCCATCGCATATCGGCTGAAATATCTGCCTTATCTGCAACAGTCGGTCGCGCGCGGCGACTTGCCGGCCAAGCGGCTGGCCATGTACGAGGATAGGCTGTTGTTGCAGCAAGGCAAGCCGCAGCGCTACGGCAGCCAGGCAACGTCAGCCGATGGCGGCGTGTCCCTGCTGACGCCGGTCGAAGATCCGGAACATCTGGACGCGCGGCGCAAAGCCATGGGGCTGCCGCCCATCTGCGAGTATCTGCAACACTTTGTACCCAGCTTGGGCCCCGTACGCTATCCCCCCTGCGTCACCCCGTCGGCCAAGCCTGCTTCTTGA
- the hda gene encoding DnaA regulatory inactivator Hda codes for MDQLVLDLTPTPLPAFDNFLAERNREVITALTATEGERFIYLWGEPGCGKTHLLQAWIAHAERLGRAAIYLDGKGDHLPDFAREASFIAVDHVDDLAPDDQIMLFSFYNSLKEGGEGRLLMAGRKPPVALSVRDDLRTRLGWGLVLEVKALSDDDKLAALRSHAANRQLSIPDDVYRYLLTHWRRDLTSLISMIDMLDRYSLALRRPITVPLVKNILQTAHTES; via the coding sequence TTGGACCAGCTCGTACTCGATCTCACGCCTACGCCGCTGCCGGCCTTCGACAATTTCCTGGCCGAGCGCAACCGCGAGGTGATCACCGCCCTGACCGCCACCGAAGGCGAACGCTTCATCTATCTATGGGGCGAGCCCGGTTGCGGCAAAACGCATTTATTGCAGGCCTGGATCGCCCACGCCGAGCGGCTGGGCCGCGCCGCCATCTATCTGGACGGCAAGGGCGACCATCTGCCGGACTTCGCGCGCGAGGCCAGCTTCATCGCCGTCGATCATGTGGACGACCTGGCGCCGGACGACCAGATCATGCTGTTCTCCTTCTACAACTCCTTGAAGGAGGGCGGGGAGGGCCGCTTGCTGATGGCGGGCCGCAAGCCGCCGGTGGCGCTGTCCGTGCGCGACGACCTGCGCACCCGCCTGGGCTGGGGCCTGGTGCTGGAGGTGAAGGCGCTGTCCGACGACGACAAGCTGGCCGCCTTGCGCAGCCACGCCGCCAACCGCCAGCTGTCGATACCGGACGACGTCTACCGCTATCTGCTCACCCACTGGCGGCGCGACCTGACCAGCCTGATTTCGATGATAGACATGCTGGACCGCTATTCGCTGGCGCTGCGCCGGCCGATCACGGTGCCGCTGGTGAAAAACATTTTGCAAACCGCCCACACGGAATCATGA
- the purN gene encoding phosphoribosylglycinamide formyltransferase codes for MKNIVILISGRGSNMQAIVNAAIPGARVAAVISNRPDAAGLAWAAERGIAAVALDHKAYASREAFDAALAEAIDAHQPDLVVLAGFMRILTEGFTRRYEGRMLNIHPSLLPAFPGLHTHERALEMGCKLAGCTVHFVTAELDHGPIVAQGVVSVLDDDTPDSLAARVLKLEHQLYPEAVRRFAAGEIAIEGGKVASGPAAAASLLSPAPVAKD; via the coding sequence ATGAAAAACATCGTCATCCTGATTTCCGGCCGCGGCTCCAATATGCAGGCCATCGTCAACGCCGCCATCCCCGGCGCCCGCGTCGCCGCCGTGATTTCCAACCGCCCGGACGCGGCCGGCCTGGCCTGGGCCGCCGAACGCGGCATCGCCGCCGTAGCGCTGGACCACAAGGCCTATGCCAGCCGCGAGGCCTTCGACGCCGCGCTGGCCGAAGCGATAGACGCGCATCAGCCCGATCTGGTGGTGCTGGCCGGCTTCATGCGCATCCTGACCGAAGGCTTCACCCGCCGCTACGAAGGCCGCATGCTGAACATCCACCCCTCGCTGCTGCCGGCCTTTCCCGGCCTGCACACGCACGAGCGCGCGCTGGAAATGGGCTGCAAACTGGCCGGATGCACGGTACACTTCGTCACCGCCGAGCTGGACCACGGCCCCATCGTCGCCCAAGGCGTTGTCAGCGTGCTGGACGACGACACGCCCGACAGCCTGGCCGCGCGCGTATTGAAGCTGGAACACCAGCTCTACCCGGAAGCGGTGCGCCGCTTCGCCGCCGGCGAAATCGCCATCGAGGGCGGCAAGGTGGCCAGCGGCCCCGCCGCCGCCGCCAGCCTGCTGTCGCCCGCCCCCGTCGCCAAGGATTAA
- a CDS encoding histidinol-phosphatase, with product MSTSTAKRRLALFDLDHTLIAGDSDFEWPRFLIKRGILDAAEYDARNTYFYSQYQNGTLDMGEYLAFILAPLTRFSRHELDELHADYLENHIKPLIPNKARERLAAHRAEGDQIVIITATNRFITGPIARELGVEHLIAIELEEDADGNFTGRPTGVLSFKEGKITRIEQWLAERGESWDSYVESFFYSDSHNDLPLMKLVDHPVAVDADDKLRAYAEAHGWPVISLRD from the coding sequence ATGAGCACATCCACCGCCAAACGCAGGCTCGCCCTGTTCGACCTCGACCACACCCTGATCGCCGGAGACTCCGATTTCGAGTGGCCGCGCTTCCTGATCAAACGCGGCATTCTGGACGCCGCCGAGTACGACGCGCGCAACACCTATTTCTACAGCCAGTACCAGAACGGCACGCTGGACATGGGTGAATACCTGGCCTTCATCCTGGCGCCGCTGACGCGCTTCTCCCGCCATGAGCTGGACGAGCTGCACGCGGACTATCTGGAAAACCACATCAAGCCGCTGATCCCGAACAAGGCGCGCGAGCGCCTGGCCGCCCACCGCGCCGAGGGAGACCAGATCGTCATCATCACCGCGACCAACCGCTTCATCACCGGGCCGATCGCGCGCGAGCTGGGCGTGGAGCATTTGATCGCCATCGAGCTGGAAGAAGACGCCGACGGCAACTTCACCGGCCGCCCCACCGGCGTCTTGAGCTTCAAGGAAGGCAAGATCACCCGCATCGAGCAATGGCTGGCCGAGCGCGGCGAAAGCTGGGACAGCTACGTCGAGAGCTTCTTCTACAGCGACTCGCACAACGACCTGCCGTTGATGAAGCTGGTGGACCATCCGGTGGCGGTGGACGCCGACGACAAGCTGCGCGCCTATGCCGAGGCGCATGGCTGGCCGGTGATCTCGCTGCGCGATTGA